A region from the Marinobacter sp. SS13-12 genome encodes:
- a CDS encoding acyltransferase family protein: MTKKYLPHVDGLRAIAVLSVILFHLNVSAFSGGYVGVDVFFVISGFLITGILKSELEQTRSVNLAQFYRRRIKRLAPAFLAMALATFLFSMLVFSPTHFQRIGGALVASLASVSNFFFWLEADYFDTSAKLKPFLHTWSLSIEEQFYLLWPATLLVLYKLRLRTLVLPLLFIGSLASLALNFILADGQSDFLSNHFKVLADLVVDGKSTLFFLLPFRIFEFSIGASIVWLIDKRMPWRLLNDLLTWTGLGLIAYAVFKFDEGMLFPYWFALVPCIGTALVIYAGADSYSRVLISNPVAVGVGLISYSLYLVHWPIIVFWYYLGGELDIADQIAASLLTFILAYVLYRFVEQRFRQPKYFRFKPAWRTTALMAFLALFASGVHSYSAEGWTWRAEEPIVNLAEVSDAGSFHKAYYGGAGYPYYGPVGASTDPDIVLMGDSHGRHYAEGISTVFSKGKGLGLYMASGSSCFHLPGFTRITEGNDWNKICTDRLEEALGYINKASTPPLVVVSHSWRFQMSVAGLINKGESKIGISSIIKGILELKELIGDSPLVVIGEVPGAGVNLYDIFTRPMPLVFNDFDRESYLFNTLPDHRPRINNALKEAAESTGAYVFVDPFDYLCSNNKCRNTDDQKRLIYSDTAHLSKFGSLYLIEAMQSEIEKALEGRLNE; the protein is encoded by the coding sequence GTGACAAAAAAATACCTTCCGCATGTCGATGGGTTGAGAGCGATTGCTGTGCTGTCGGTAATTCTGTTCCATCTGAATGTGTCAGCATTTTCGGGAGGCTACGTTGGTGTTGACGTGTTCTTCGTCATCAGCGGCTTCCTGATAACTGGTATTCTCAAAAGCGAACTAGAACAGACTAGAAGTGTCAACCTGGCACAGTTTTATAGGAGGAGAATAAAGAGACTTGCTCCGGCTTTTTTGGCCATGGCACTCGCAACCTTTCTATTCTCGATGCTGGTGTTTTCCCCGACTCATTTTCAAAGGATTGGAGGCGCACTCGTAGCTTCGCTAGCTAGCGTATCCAATTTCTTTTTCTGGTTGGAGGCCGATTATTTTGACACTTCCGCCAAGTTAAAGCCTTTTTTGCACACTTGGAGTTTAAGCATAGAAGAGCAGTTTTACCTGCTTTGGCCTGCAACACTATTAGTCCTATATAAACTAAGATTGCGAACTCTTGTCTTGCCTCTCCTTTTTATTGGGTCGCTGGCTAGCCTAGCTCTGAACTTTATACTTGCAGACGGCCAAAGTGATTTTCTATCGAACCACTTTAAAGTGCTAGCCGATCTGGTAGTTGATGGGAAAAGCACCCTGTTTTTCCTGCTACCGTTTAGAATTTTTGAATTTTCAATAGGTGCTTCAATAGTTTGGCTTATTGATAAACGGATGCCCTGGAGGTTGTTAAATGATCTGCTCACATGGACGGGCTTGGGCCTTATCGCATACGCGGTATTTAAATTTGATGAAGGGATGTTATTTCCTTACTGGTTCGCGCTGGTCCCCTGCATAGGAACAGCGCTTGTCATTTACGCCGGGGCGGACTCTTATTCTAGAGTTCTGATTTCGAACCCGGTAGCGGTCGGCGTTGGTTTAATTAGCTATTCTCTTTATTTGGTTCACTGGCCGATCATCGTGTTTTGGTATTACCTTGGAGGAGAGCTTGATATTGCGGATCAGATAGCCGCAAGTCTGTTAACGTTCATTCTTGCTTATGTGTTGTATCGTTTCGTGGAACAGCGGTTTCGCCAGCCGAAATATTTCAGGTTTAAGCCCGCATGGCGTACCACTGCGTTGATGGCGTTTCTCGCACTCTTTGCATCGGGAGTTCATTCCTACTCCGCAGAGGGCTGGACCTGGAGGGCCGAGGAGCCGATCGTTAACCTCGCTGAAGTAAGCGATGCAGGCAGTTTTCACAAAGCATACTATGGAGGCGCCGGCTATCCTTACTATGGTCCAGTTGGTGCGTCTACAGATCCTGACATTGTTTTGATGGGAGATAGCCACGGGCGCCACTATGCCGAGGGAATTAGTACTGTTTTTTCAAAAGGAAAAGGCCTCGGCCTGTATATGGCATCTGGTAGTTCGTGCTTTCATTTGCCAGGCTTTACCCGAATAACTGAAGGGAACGACTGGAATAAGATATGTACTGATCGCTTAGAGGAAGCTCTTGGCTACATAAACAAAGCGTCGACGCCCCCCCTGGTTGTGGTTTCCCACTCATGGAGGTTTCAAATGAGTGTAGCCGGTCTAATCAATAAAGGAGAATCGAAGATTGGTATTAGTAGCATAATTAAAGGGATACTGGAGCTGAAAGAATTGATCGGTGATTCCCCATTAGTTGTAATTGGTGAGGTTCCCGGAGCAGGCGTAAACCTTTATGACATCTTTACGCGACCGATGCCCCTCGTGTTCAATGATTTTGATCGCGAGTCGTATCTTTTCAATACACTACCGGACCACCGGCCGAGAATAAATAACGCGCTAAAGGAAGCCGCCGAATCAACGGGTGCTTATGTTTTCGTGGATCCATTTGACTACCTCTGCAGCAATAATAAATGCCGGAACACGGACGACCAGAAGCGGCTGATTTATTCAGACACGGCCCATCTATCTAAGTTTGGATCACTATATCTGATAGAGGCTATGCAGTCGGAAATTGAAAAGGCCTTAGAGGGAAGACTGAACGAGTAA
- the rfaH gene encoding transcription/translation regulatory transformer protein RfaH, whose amino-acid sequence MTWYALQHKPAQGDRALAHLQNQDIACFYPKITVEKIKAGKRTKKLEPLFPGYLFVNLEQTDPMWSKLRSTRGVIRVVSFANKPAAISDDVIRHIKDSLHTVAEQGGIKPGQTVELDDGPFKGLSAIFQAYDGEERAIVLISFMQKQQTLKVPLSTIHPRRSD is encoded by the coding sequence ATGACCTGGTACGCCCTCCAACACAAACCCGCCCAGGGCGACCGTGCCCTGGCGCATCTGCAAAATCAGGACATCGCCTGCTTCTACCCCAAAATTACGGTAGAAAAAATCAAGGCCGGCAAACGCACCAAAAAGCTCGAACCGCTGTTCCCCGGCTACCTCTTCGTCAACCTGGAACAAACCGACCCCATGTGGTCCAAACTTCGGTCCACCCGGGGTGTGATACGGGTAGTGAGCTTCGCCAATAAGCCAGCAGCCATCTCAGACGACGTTATCCGGCACATCAAAGACAGCCTGCACACCGTCGCGGAGCAGGGCGGTATCAAGCCCGGCCAGACAGTTGAGCTGGACGACGGCCCCTTCAAAGGCCTCAGCGCCATCTTCCAGGCCTACGACGGCGAAGAGCGTGCCATCGTCCTCATCAGCTTCATGCAAAAACAACAAACCCTGAAAGTCCCCCTCTCAACCATCCACCCTCGTAGGTCGGATTAG
- a CDS encoding Wzz/FepE/Etk N-terminal domain-containing protein encodes MVESSQGSRSQYDDEISLVDLATTFLKRRRVFYAVFLLVTLAGVAYALLTPAKYEYVTLVKLAEKSGGKYIEEPATVIAELDSLWVPDLQATYRAEHDRNLPFRITASNPENTGLVRIVSEATPAGEELIDRTHRQLIERLITDQEQALTRLRKSLERQIESLDTTIEMLEGGQETGDALASAVEKQLSLETDLESLAPAEALVVSRSNGENTGPAKSLIVVLAAMLGLMGGVFLAFFAEFIGLVREKAAEL; translated from the coding sequence ATGGTAGAAAGCTCACAAGGATCGCGATCCCAATACGACGACGAAATCAGCCTGGTAGACTTGGCCACCACATTCCTCAAGCGCCGGCGCGTGTTCTACGCCGTTTTTCTGCTTGTCACCCTTGCCGGTGTGGCCTATGCACTTTTAACGCCAGCAAAATACGAATACGTTACCCTCGTGAAACTGGCTGAAAAGTCGGGTGGCAAATACATCGAAGAGCCAGCCACCGTCATCGCCGAGCTGGACAGCCTCTGGGTACCAGACTTGCAAGCCACATACCGCGCAGAACACGACCGCAACCTGCCTTTCAGGATAACGGCAAGCAACCCTGAAAATACGGGCCTGGTTCGAATCGTGTCAGAGGCAACCCCCGCCGGTGAAGAGCTTATCGATAGAACTCATCGCCAACTGATCGAACGGTTAATTACTGACCAGGAGCAGGCGCTGACAAGACTACGTAAGAGCCTGGAGAGACAGATAGAATCCCTGGATACCACTATCGAGATGCTCGAAGGCGGACAGGAGACAGGCGATGCCCTCGCCTCAGCAGTAGAAAAACAACTGTCTCTGGAAACAGATCTGGAATCACTGGCGCCAGCAGAAGCGTTGGTTGTCAGCAGGAGTAACGGCGAAAACACCGGCCCGGCCAAAAGCCTGATCGTGGTGCTGGCCGCCATGCTCGGGTTGATGGGCGGTGTCTTCCTTGCGTTTTTTGCCGAGTTTATTGGTTTGGTGCGGGAAAAAGCGGCCGAACTGTGA
- a CDS encoding capsule assembly Wzi family protein: MTSKHWTLVGGAVACLITSAHSSIATAAPWLEPGDNRARFALQKLADRGHLSRTMSTWPVMMGTVHNGLARGTGSDAPAIGGPLAYLKFEMDEQGAQGWRAEYELGATSEPAFVRGFQAGPRENGETNLNVQWQGESWAFGLKPAFAANPEDDESLRLDGSYLAATAGNWVFGAGAINRWWGPGWQSSLILSNNARPMPAVWLNRKDASAPESDWLQWIGPWQFTVFAGQLEDERAVPEAKMIGMRLTVRPVEGLDIGFSRAIMLGGEGRPEGASTFWNAFIGRDNGQLEENDPGNQLASIDARYGFGIGDQAMGVYAQMMGEDEAGAFPARKSWLLGTDWTTQLLSSDQQWFVEYSNTLADDFLGNAMPNITYDHSRYRSGYRYKGRNMASTFDGDAETVTLGVFNFFPDGRNLSASLGYLDLNKDGGNRTVITDRDIFYNVPEGAQNAALLSVGYGTQFLSGWLDLTAQATDRKIEFLGGEKDQWSLGAAWRYRF, encoded by the coding sequence ATGACCTCAAAGCACTGGACCCTGGTCGGTGGGGCGGTAGCGTGCCTGATCACCTCCGCGCATTCTTCAATAGCCACCGCCGCCCCCTGGCTGGAACCCGGTGACAACCGTGCCCGCTTTGCCCTGCAGAAGCTGGCAGACAGGGGCCACCTGAGCCGCACCATGTCTACCTGGCCGGTGATGATGGGCACCGTCCACAACGGCCTGGCTCGTGGAACCGGAAGCGACGCACCGGCCATTGGCGGCCCGCTGGCTTACCTGAAGTTCGAGATGGACGAGCAGGGGGCACAGGGCTGGCGAGCGGAATACGAATTGGGTGCCACCAGCGAACCGGCCTTTGTAAGAGGTTTCCAGGCGGGCCCCCGTGAAAACGGTGAAACGAACCTTAACGTGCAATGGCAGGGGGAATCCTGGGCCTTCGGCCTGAAACCGGCCTTCGCTGCCAACCCGGAAGACGACGAATCGCTGCGCTTGGACGGCTCCTACCTGGCCGCCACCGCTGGCAACTGGGTATTCGGCGCAGGCGCCATCAACCGCTGGTGGGGCCCGGGCTGGCAAAGCAGTTTGATCCTGTCCAATAATGCCCGCCCTATGCCAGCTGTCTGGTTGAACCGCAAAGATGCCAGTGCACCGGAATCGGACTGGCTGCAGTGGATCGGCCCCTGGCAGTTCACCGTATTTGCCGGCCAACTGGAAGACGAGCGCGCCGTGCCAGAGGCGAAAATGATCGGCATGCGCCTGACGGTAAGGCCTGTTGAAGGCCTGGACATCGGCTTCTCCCGGGCCATCATGCTCGGCGGCGAGGGCCGTCCGGAAGGCGCCTCCACATTCTGGAACGCCTTCATCGGGCGGGACAACGGCCAACTGGAAGAAAACGACCCCGGCAACCAGCTGGCCAGTATCGATGCCCGCTACGGCTTCGGCATCGGCGACCAGGCCATGGGCGTGTACGCACAGATGATGGGTGAAGACGAAGCCGGCGCCTTCCCGGCCCGCAAATCCTGGCTTCTGGGTACTGATTGGACCACCCAGTTACTGAGCAGCGACCAGCAGTGGTTCGTCGAATACAGCAATACACTGGCCGATGACTTCCTCGGCAACGCCATGCCCAATATCACCTATGATCACTCCCGTTATCGCAGTGGTTACCGTTACAAGGGCCGCAACATGGCATCCACCTTTGATGGCGACGCGGAAACCGTGACTCTGGGTGTGTTCAACTTCTTCCCGGATGGCCGAAACCTGTCTGCTTCCCTGGGTTACCTGGATCTCAATAAAGACGGCGGTAATCGCACTGTCATCACAGACCGCGATATTTTCTACAACGTACCGGAAGGAGCCCAGAACGCAGCGCTGCTATCCGTGGGTTATGGCACACAGTTTCTTAGCGGCTGGCTGGACCTCACGGCCCAGGCTACCGACAGAAAGATAGAATTCCTGGGCGGCGAGAAAGACCAGTGGTCTCTCGGCGCTGCCTGGCGTTATCGTTTCTAA
- a CDS encoding SLBB domain-containing protein encodes MTLTKRLLTVLALVLPVTPAAQSISQSQIEQFKSMPRAQQEALTNQYGVDLDAIAGSTGQQNQRPQNVNVVEPVNAISDKEQEHAREEREDNEEQDRKNGGLKPFGYDLFAGSPTTFAPVTEIPIPNDYTLGPGDVLRVQLWGKENQQLELPISRDGTISFPQSGPQTIAGLSFDQASQQIKKRVSEQYIGVQASVSLGELRSMRVFVLGEARNAGSYTVSSLSTITNALYVSGGIERTGSLRKIQHKRDGKLIGELDLYDLLLAGDTSGDNRLQPGDVIFIPPVGDRVGIDGEVYRPALYELKNTTNLQELVNLAGGLTPQAYPQLVRIERNNDDFLRIIAEANLTTRKGRQAKVRPGDHIEVASISDITGQYVEVKGAATRPGRYAWVPGMRVSSVIRSLDNDLLQEADKRYAAIVRTDPDTDTVSVINLRLRKALNNPGGENDIRLQEKDQFLIFADEGKVSAKNSDLNDSKRQDAPRTMDAEEDEGAEETDYSRFSREALFAPVLQRLKAQAKPGAPQQTIQVTGPVRYPGEYPLPASRQVADAIYVAGGLIDSASLHTAELARFGVDSDGTGETYIKNLDLQAVMKGQAVIALQSRDRLLIKSIPEFAQAKTIELAGEVRYPGEYTVRNGETLRDVIQRAGGLTDNAFPRGAVFTREKLRQREALRLREAEERLQGDLLGVQLEGDDIGGQAAQRTEQVRDLLEDVQSARPVGRMVINLADVVSDDAYQAIRLQDGDRLTVPTIPQSVSVFGEVQFPTSHLHTEGLTVDDYLERSGGPTRQADEDRVYVVKADGSVMLPEKSRWFGGRSQQLAPGDTVIVPIDVDRLNQLELWSNVSQIVYQMALGAAAVGNLQ; translated from the coding sequence GTGACCCTGACCAAACGACTTCTGACGGTGTTGGCCCTGGTATTGCCAGTAACCCCTGCTGCGCAATCCATAAGCCAGTCCCAGATTGAACAGTTCAAAAGCATGCCCCGAGCCCAGCAAGAAGCCTTGACCAATCAGTATGGGGTGGACCTGGATGCCATCGCCGGCTCAACTGGCCAGCAAAACCAACGCCCGCAGAACGTAAACGTGGTTGAACCCGTTAATGCCATCTCTGATAAAGAACAGGAGCACGCCCGGGAAGAGCGAGAAGACAACGAAGAGCAGGACCGAAAAAACGGCGGCCTGAAACCCTTCGGATACGACCTGTTTGCCGGTAGCCCTACAACCTTTGCGCCGGTCACCGAAATACCCATCCCCAACGACTACACCCTGGGCCCCGGTGACGTTCTACGAGTACAACTCTGGGGCAAGGAAAACCAGCAACTGGAACTGCCGATATCCCGAGACGGCACCATCAGCTTTCCCCAGTCCGGTCCGCAAACCATTGCCGGCCTAAGCTTCGACCAGGCCAGTCAGCAAATCAAAAAGCGGGTCTCTGAACAGTACATAGGCGTGCAAGCCAGTGTCAGCCTGGGCGAATTGCGCAGTATGCGGGTGTTTGTGCTGGGGGAGGCAAGAAACGCCGGTTCCTACACGGTCAGCTCGCTCTCTACCATTACCAATGCGCTCTACGTATCCGGCGGCATCGAACGTACCGGCTCCCTGCGTAAGATCCAGCACAAGCGGGACGGCAAGCTGATCGGAGAACTGGACCTGTATGACCTGCTGCTGGCAGGCGACACCTCCGGTGACAACCGCCTGCAACCCGGCGACGTTATCTTCATCCCGCCAGTCGGTGACCGCGTAGGAATAGACGGCGAAGTCTACCGCCCCGCACTCTACGAACTGAAAAACACCACCAACCTGCAGGAACTGGTGAACCTGGCCGGCGGCCTGACGCCACAGGCCTATCCACAACTGGTGCGCATCGAACGCAATAACGACGACTTCCTGCGCATCATTGCCGAAGCCAACCTCACTACCCGCAAAGGCAGGCAAGCGAAGGTCAGGCCGGGGGACCACATAGAAGTCGCCTCCATCTCTGACATCACCGGCCAGTATGTGGAAGTGAAAGGTGCGGCTACCCGCCCGGGCCGCTACGCCTGGGTGCCGGGCATGCGAGTGAGCTCTGTTATTCGCTCCCTGGATAACGACCTGCTGCAGGAAGCGGACAAACGCTACGCCGCCATCGTGCGAACCGATCCGGATACCGACACCGTATCCGTCATCAACCTTCGCCTGCGGAAAGCCCTGAACAACCCGGGTGGCGAGAACGACATTCGCCTGCAGGAGAAAGACCAGTTCCTGATCTTTGCAGACGAAGGCAAGGTTAGCGCCAAAAACAGCGACCTGAACGACAGCAAGCGCCAGGATGCCCCTCGCACTATGGACGCAGAAGAGGACGAGGGCGCCGAAGAGACCGATTACAGCCGCTTCAGCCGCGAAGCCCTGTTCGCACCGGTACTGCAAAGGCTGAAAGCTCAGGCCAAACCAGGGGCCCCCCAGCAAACCATTCAGGTAACCGGCCCGGTGCGTTACCCCGGTGAGTACCCACTACCGGCCTCAAGGCAGGTGGCAGACGCCATCTACGTCGCCGGTGGCCTGATAGACTCAGCCTCACTCCACACCGCCGAACTGGCCCGTTTCGGTGTTGATAGCGATGGCACCGGCGAAACCTACATAAAGAATCTGGATCTTCAAGCCGTTATGAAAGGGCAAGCCGTAATCGCCCTCCAAAGCCGCGACCGCCTGCTGATCAAATCCATACCGGAATTCGCCCAGGCGAAAACCATCGAACTGGCCGGAGAGGTCCGCTACCCTGGCGAGTACACCGTTCGAAATGGCGAAACCCTCCGCGACGTCATCCAACGCGCCGGCGGCCTGACTGACAACGCTTTTCCCCGGGGCGCCGTATTCACCCGTGAGAAACTCCGCCAACGGGAAGCCCTGCGCCTGAGGGAAGCCGAAGAACGACTGCAGGGCGACCTGCTGGGCGTTCAGCTGGAAGGCGATGACATCGGCGGCCAGGCGGCGCAACGAACCGAGCAAGTGCGGGATCTGCTGGAAGATGTACAGAGCGCACGCCCGGTCGGCCGTATGGTGATCAACCTGGCAGACGTGGTGAGTGACGACGCCTACCAGGCTATTCGCCTGCAGGACGGTGATCGGCTGACCGTGCCAACCATCCCGCAGTCTGTCAGCGTATTTGGCGAAGTCCAGTTTCCCACCAGCCACCTTCATACCGAAGGGTTGACGGTGGACGACTATCTGGAACGAAGCGGCGGCCCCACCCGCCAGGCGGATGAAGACAGGGTCTATGTGGTGAAAGCGGATGGCTCCGTGATGCTGCCAGAGAAAAGCCGCTGGTTCGGCGGCCGCAGCCAGCAACTGGCGCCGGGTGATACGGTTATCGTGCCCATTGACGTGGACAGGCTAAACCAGCTGGAACTCTGGAGTAACGTAAGCCAGATTGTGTATCAGATGGCGCTGGGTGCAGCGGCAGTGGGGAACTTGCAATGA
- a CDS encoding Wzz/FepE/Etk N-terminal domain-containing protein, with protein MTRYERLPEPYETGHYPDDEIDLRELFATLWAGKWIIILVTILFAAGGVAYALYKPDIYQANALLAPADGDSGGRLGGQLGSLASLAGVNIGSDSSSKTSIAKEVLQSRVFLTDFIHRHELEAPLMATKAWNTRQSEWVYDREIYSPATGEWGTNEDGESLQPTNWDLIKKFKQSHLSVRENQDNGMVTVSIKSLSPVAAKQWTEWLVKDINEHMRAQDIEEAEGSISYLETKLNETNIAGMQQVFYQLIESETRTVMLANAQREYVFKTVDPAVVPQEKSEPNRALIAIIATMLGGMLAVSIVFIRSFIEKTA; from the coding sequence ATGACCCGATACGAACGTTTGCCGGAACCGTATGAGACTGGGCATTACCCGGATGATGAGATTGATCTTCGGGAACTCTTTGCCACTCTGTGGGCCGGTAAATGGATAATCATCCTGGTCACCATCCTCTTTGCCGCCGGTGGTGTTGCCTATGCCCTCTACAAACCGGATATCTACCAGGCTAATGCTCTTCTCGCACCGGCGGATGGAGATAGCGGTGGCCGCTTGGGTGGGCAGCTCGGCAGCCTGGCCAGCCTGGCTGGAGTCAATATCGGAAGCGACAGCTCCAGCAAAACCTCAATCGCCAAAGAAGTGCTTCAATCAAGGGTGTTTCTGACAGATTTCATACATCGCCATGAGCTCGAAGCTCCACTCATGGCAACGAAAGCGTGGAATACCAGGCAGAGTGAGTGGGTGTATGACCGAGAGATCTACAGCCCCGCAACGGGTGAGTGGGGCACCAATGAAGACGGTGAGAGCTTGCAGCCAACAAACTGGGATCTCATAAAGAAGTTTAAGCAAAGCCACCTAAGCGTTCGTGAAAATCAAGACAACGGCATGGTTACCGTCAGCATAAAAAGCCTCTCTCCCGTCGCTGCAAAACAATGGACCGAATGGTTGGTGAAAGACATCAACGAACACATGCGAGCCCAGGATATTGAAGAAGCGGAAGGCAGCATCAGCTACCTGGAGACTAAGCTCAACGAAACCAACATCGCTGGTATGCAGCAAGTGTTCTATCAACTGATAGAAAGCGAAACACGAACGGTAATGCTGGCTAACGCACAGCGAGAGTACGTCTTCAAAACCGTAGACCCGGCTGTGGTTCCCCAGGAAAAAAGTGAACCCAATCGGGCCCTGATCGCCATCATTGCTACAATGCTGGGCGGCATGCTCGCCGTATCCATAGTTTTTATCAGATCATTTATCGAAAAAACTGCTTAA
- a CDS encoding Gfo/Idh/MocA family oxidoreductase: MPKKFALIGAAGYIAPRHMKAIKDTDNELVAALDKNDSVGIIDSFFPDADFFTEFERFDRHIDKLHRANGGQAVDFISICSPNYLHDSHMRFALRSGADAICEKPLVLNPWNIDGLQEIEKDAGQKVNTILQLRVHPSIIELREKVQREQKSTKHEVDLTYITSRGHWYMQSWKGDEKKSGGIATNIGVHFYDMLHFIFGELQENVVHHSSDTMAAGYLEYEKARVRWFLSVDYKFVPESAKSLGQRTYRSITVDGEELEFSGGFADLHTRSYEEILAGRGYGLEDNRVAIETVANIRNADPIGLKGNYHPFLKTN; this comes from the coding sequence ATGCCTAAGAAGTTTGCTCTGATCGGCGCAGCTGGCTACATCGCTCCCCGCCACATGAAAGCTATCAAAGACACCGACAATGAGTTGGTCGCCGCACTGGATAAAAACGATTCAGTTGGCATCATTGACAGCTTTTTTCCGGATGCGGATTTCTTTACAGAATTTGAGCGCTTTGACCGCCACATCGACAAGCTCCACCGTGCGAACGGTGGGCAGGCTGTGGACTTTATTTCAATATGCTCCCCAAACTACCTGCACGATAGCCATATGCGTTTTGCGCTTCGTTCAGGTGCCGATGCTATCTGCGAGAAGCCCCTGGTGTTGAACCCGTGGAATATTGACGGCCTCCAAGAGATCGAAAAAGACGCCGGACAGAAGGTCAACACTATCCTTCAGCTACGTGTTCACCCGTCGATCATCGAACTCCGTGAAAAAGTCCAGCGCGAACAGAAATCGACCAAGCATGAAGTCGACCTGACATACATCACCTCTCGCGGCCACTGGTACATGCAATCCTGGAAGGGTGATGAGAAGAAATCCGGTGGAATCGCCACCAACATCGGCGTGCACTTCTACGACATGCTGCACTTTATTTTCGGGGAGCTTCAGGAAAACGTGGTTCACCACAGCAGCGACACCATGGCGGCAGGCTACCTGGAGTACGAAAAAGCCCGTGTTCGGTGGTTCCTGTCGGTGGACTACAAGTTTGTCCCAGAGAGTGCAAAATCTCTGGGCCAAAGAACCTACCGCTCTATCACAGTCGATGGAGAAGAACTGGAATTCTCCGGTGGCTTTGCAGATCTCCACACCCGCAGCTACGAAGAAATTCTGGCAGGCCGCGGTTACGGCCTTGAAGACAACCGAGTAGCCATCGAAACCGTTGCCAACATCCGCAACGCCGACCCAATCGGCCTGAAAGGCAACTACCACCCCTTCCTAAAAACCAACTAA
- a CDS encoding acyltransferase has product MPVKIHPSAIVDEGAQIGEGSRVWHFVHVCGGAQIGKNVSMGQGVFVGNKVTIGDNCKIQNNVSVYDNVHLEEGVFCGPSMVFTNVYNPRSLIERKDEYRDTLVKRGATLGANCTLVCGVTIGEFAFVGAGAVVNKDVPAYALMVGVPARQVGWMSEFGEQLDMPVAGDGEAVCTHTGTKYLLSNGQLSKA; this is encoded by the coding sequence ATGCCTGTAAAAATCCACCCCAGCGCCATAGTAGACGAAGGCGCCCAAATCGGTGAAGGCTCCCGAGTCTGGCACTTCGTCCACGTATGCGGCGGCGCCCAAATTGGGAAAAACGTATCCATGGGCCAGGGCGTATTCGTTGGCAATAAGGTTACGATTGGCGACAACTGCAAAATCCAGAACAACGTCTCTGTGTACGACAATGTTCATCTGGAAGAAGGCGTTTTCTGCGGCCCCAGCATGGTCTTTACCAACGTATACAACCCCCGCTCACTGATTGAGCGAAAGGATGAATACCGGGATACATTGGTGAAGCGTGGTGCCACGCTCGGTGCCAACTGCACCTTAGTTTGTGGTGTGACTATCGGCGAGTTTGCCTTTGTAGGTGCCGGTGCCGTCGTAAATAAAGACGTACCAGCGTACGCCTTGATGGTGGGCGTACCCGCCCGGCAGGTTGGCTGGATGAGTGAATTTGGCGAGCAGTTGGACATGCCTGTTGCAGGTGACGGGGAAGCAGTTTGCACTCATACCGGCACCAAATATCTGCTTAGCAATGGCCAACTTTCTAAAGCCTGA